One region of Bacterioplanoides sp. SCSIO 12839 genomic DNA includes:
- the ilvY gene encoding HTH-type transcriptional activator IlvY — MNYKDLQSFLSLCSHLHLGKASEELHMSPSTLSRRLARMEEEVGATLLVRETSPLSLTNAGELFKRHAESTLSDWQQLRNSVSGEVSDLQGSLTLFCSVTASYSFLADLLARFRERYPLVDLHIHTGDAAESILKVENGEADIVVAARPEQLSEELTFKTIMPSPLLFIAPKNATTISQLNQAEVDWSAVPMVLSETGLARTRVNHWFAARDITPNIYAQVSGHEAIVSMVALGAGVGVVPELVLKNSPMAARVRVLAIQPELEPFAVGLCAKTQRMQEPLLQALWKTAAL, encoded by the coding sequence TATGAGCCCGTCAACGCTGAGTCGTCGCTTGGCACGTATGGAAGAAGAAGTGGGCGCCACTTTATTAGTGCGTGAAACTTCACCGCTGTCGTTAACCAATGCTGGTGAGTTGTTTAAGCGTCATGCTGAAAGCACGCTCTCTGATTGGCAGCAGTTGCGGAACTCGGTATCGGGAGAGGTGAGCGACCTGCAAGGATCACTGACATTATTCTGTTCGGTAACCGCCAGCTATAGCTTCCTGGCTGATTTGCTGGCGCGTTTCCGTGAGCGTTACCCGCTGGTTGACCTGCATATTCACACGGGTGACGCGGCGGAGTCGATTCTGAAGGTTGAAAACGGAGAGGCTGATATCGTGGTCGCTGCACGGCCCGAGCAACTCAGTGAGGAATTGACGTTTAAAACCATTATGCCTTCACCGCTTCTGTTTATTGCGCCGAAAAACGCTACCACGATATCTCAATTAAACCAGGCCGAAGTCGATTGGTCGGCGGTTCCTATGGTGCTATCCGAAACCGGTTTGGCCCGAACCCGTGTGAACCACTGGTTTGCTGCGCGCGATATTACGCCCAACATCTATGCTCAGGTTTCCGGCCATGAAGCGATTGTTAGTATGGTGGCGTTAGGTGCCGGAGTTGGCGTGGTGCCCGAGCTGGTATTAAAGAACAGCCCGATGGCGGCGCGGGTGAGGGTTTTAGCGATACAGCCAGAACTCGAGCCATTTGCTGTGGGGCTATGTGCTAAAACTCAGCGCATGCAGGAACCTCTGTTGCAAGCATTGTGGAAGACAGCCGCACTGTAA
- the pssA gene encoding CDP-diacylglycerol--serine O-phosphatidyltransferase — protein sequence MNQEDNKVVPLTETSQDNQPEGVDKPAKWPGRKGIYLLPNLFTTGALFSGFYAVVASMNGHFENAAIAIFIAMILDGLDGRVARLTNTQSDFGAEYDSLADMVSFGVAPALVAFSWSMQSLGKIGWVAAFIYVAGAALRLARFNTQLAVADKNFFTGLASPAAAAIVAGTVWAFSETGVAGSDMAWLMALIVPGAGLLMVSNFRYHSFKGLDLKGKVPFVAMLAVVMVFVVVSIDPAKILLGAFMAYALSGPVYEGWTRLKNK from the coding sequence ATGAACCAAGAAGATAATAAGGTTGTTCCTTTGACTGAGACTTCCCAAGACAATCAGCCGGAAGGTGTTGATAAGCCTGCTAAGTGGCCAGGCCGAAAAGGCATTTATTTGTTGCCGAACCTGTTTACCACAGGCGCATTGTTCTCTGGCTTTTATGCGGTTGTTGCCAGTATGAACGGTCACTTTGAGAATGCGGCAATCGCCATTTTTATTGCCATGATTCTCGATGGTCTGGATGGTCGCGTAGCGCGTTTAACCAATACCCAGAGCGACTTTGGTGCTGAATACGATAGTTTGGCAGATATGGTCTCCTTTGGTGTTGCCCCTGCGTTGGTCGCCTTCAGTTGGTCAATGCAAAGTCTGGGCAAAATTGGCTGGGTGGCCGCTTTTATATATGTAGCTGGCGCTGCATTACGTTTGGCGCGTTTTAATACCCAGCTGGCGGTTGCCGATAAGAACTTCTTTACTGGCTTGGCCAGCCCAGCTGCCGCGGCGATTGTTGCAGGCACAGTTTGGGCATTCAGTGAAACCGGAGTTGCCGGATCGGATATGGCTTGGCTGATGGCCCTGATTGTGCCGGGGGCGGGTTTATTGATGGTCAGCAACTTCCGTTACCACAGCTTCAAAGGGCTGGATCTGAAAGGCAAGGTACCGTTTGTGGCCATGTTGGCCGTGGTGATGGTGTTTGTTGTGGTCTCAATTGACCCGGCTAAGATTCTGCTGGGTGCTTTTATGGCTTATGCTCTTTCAGGTCCTGTTTATGAAGGCTGGACCCGCCTGAAAAATAAATAA
- the msrP gene encoding protein-methionine-sulfoxide reductase catalytic subunit MsrP, translated as MIIKRTKKSDALSSEITSHSSYLNRRQFLGQSAAVGLAAVSLPTQAIQTHDASRNKNRGPEWLTGQVAAAKETAWGRDETLTPYSNVTQYNNFYEFGTGKEDPYRYASKFKADPWSVEIDGECEVKGTFTLEDILSQVDLEERIYRLRCVEAWSMVIPWIGFELSSLLKRFKPLSSAKYVEFTTLHDPKQMPGQRSVFSTIDWPYVEGLRMDEAMNPLTLMAVGLYGEVLPNQNGAPFRLVVPWKYGFKSIKSIVKIRFVEEMPKTTWAELAPNEYGFYANVNPQVDHPRWSQARERRLPSGLFKPNRIETQMFNGYEEEVASIYSGMNLRKFY; from the coding sequence ATGATCATCAAGCGCACAAAAAAATCCGACGCTTTATCTTCGGAAATCACTTCTCATAGTAGTTATCTGAATCGCCGACAGTTTCTTGGTCAGAGTGCCGCTGTTGGTCTGGCCGCTGTGTCATTGCCAACTCAGGCAATTCAAACACACGACGCTTCCCGCAATAAAAATCGTGGCCCTGAGTGGCTGACAGGGCAGGTCGCTGCTGCGAAGGAGACGGCCTGGGGGCGGGACGAAACCCTGACGCCGTATTCCAACGTAACGCAGTACAACAACTTCTACGAGTTTGGCACCGGCAAAGAAGACCCATATCGTTACGCATCCAAGTTTAAAGCGGACCCCTGGAGTGTTGAAATTGATGGTGAGTGTGAGGTTAAAGGCACATTCACACTGGAAGATATTCTCAGTCAGGTAGATCTGGAAGAACGTATTTATCGCCTGCGCTGTGTGGAAGCGTGGTCTATGGTCATTCCATGGATTGGCTTTGAACTGTCATCTTTACTGAAGCGCTTTAAACCCCTGTCTTCTGCTAAATACGTCGAATTCACCACTTTGCACGACCCGAAACAAATGCCGGGTCAGCGTTCTGTGTTCTCAACCATAGACTGGCCGTATGTAGAAGGTCTGCGCATGGATGAGGCGATGAATCCGCTGACTCTGATGGCCGTCGGCTTGTATGGTGAAGTGTTGCCGAATCAGAACGGTGCGCCTTTCCGTTTGGTTGTGCCCTGGAAATACGGTTTCAAAAGCATCAAATCGATCGTGAAAATCCGCTTCGTTGAAGAGATGCCAAAAACCACTTGGGCAGAACTGGCTCCGAATGAATATGGCTTTTATGCCAATGTGAATCCTCAAGTGGATCACCCACGTTGGTCACAGGCGCGTGAGCGTCGTTTACCATCAGGGCTGTTTAAACCAAATCGTATCGAGACTCAGATGTTTAATGGCTATGAAGAAGAGGTTGCTTCTATATATAGCGGTATGAATTTGCGTAAGTTTTATTAA
- a CDS encoding sulfite oxidase heme-binding subunit YedZ, producing the protein MVLTLRRIAVFLLSLIPFFYLLQAVVRLQAGEWDILGPEPGRAIVFFTGTWAFNFLLLTLVITPAKDMLKQKWLVIHRRMIGLFAFFYASLHLLAYFAFLLEWQWPELGKEIVERPYLLVGMFAWLMLVPLTITSTKNWQRRLKRNWKKLHKLVYFIGLLAALHYLLQIRSSWFEPVLYILLLLLILAPRFMPSRIKQ; encoded by the coding sequence ATGGTGTTAACTCTGCGGCGTATTGCTGTTTTTCTGCTTTCGTTGATTCCTTTCTTTTACTTGCTGCAAGCGGTGGTGCGCTTGCAAGCAGGAGAGTGGGATATTCTTGGCCCTGAGCCAGGGCGGGCCATCGTTTTCTTTACCGGTACCTGGGCCTTCAACTTCCTGTTGCTTACTCTGGTTATTACGCCCGCCAAAGACATGCTGAAACAAAAATGGCTGGTCATTCATCGTCGTATGATTGGGTTGTTTGCTTTCTTCTATGCCTCCTTGCACCTGCTGGCGTATTTCGCTTTTCTGCTCGAATGGCAATGGCCTGAATTAGGAAAGGAGATTGTTGAACGCCCTTACCTACTTGTCGGCATGTTTGCTTGGCTGATGCTGGTGCCGTTGACTATTACCTCAACCAAAAACTGGCAGCGTCGTTTAAAGCGCAACTGGAAGAAACTGCACAAGCTGGTTTACTTCATTGGGTTGCTGGCGGCTCTTCACTATTTGTTACAGATTCGTTCTAGCTGGTTTGAGCCAGTGCTCTACATTCTCTTATTACTGCTGATCCTTGCGCCTCGTTTTATGCCGAGTCGTATTAAGCAATAG